Proteins encoded within one genomic window of Phototrophicus methaneseepsis:
- a CDS encoding sugar ABC transporter permease produces the protein MSRRSTKSSKQNRVESTMVQSRSEAIVTLTFRMIVIVLALIFALFPVLFVVSSAFNPGGQLSTQSLIPRGIESADDLLTNFRALMVEETNLWPFWSWVRNSFIVAGTSTILSVFITALAAYSFSRFRFYGRRSLLLGVLLIQVFPNLLAMVALFLIMQEIGQLAESIPQALPFLAFIDWSWLRYFGLNSLGGLILVYMGGAMGVNTWLMKGFFDSIPRDIDESARVDGATHWQIFWQLIIPLVRPILAVVGILAFVNSFNEFVLARILLRDKENWTLMVGLYNFIDSDFNRDWGKFAAGALVAATPVVILYLALQDQIVGGLTAGSVKG, from the coding sequence ATGTCTAGGCGTTCAACCAAGTCCAGCAAGCAGAATCGTGTTGAATCGACGATGGTGCAATCGCGCAGCGAAGCAATCGTGACGCTGACGTTCCGGATGATCGTCATTGTGTTGGCGCTGATATTCGCGCTGTTCCCGGTGTTGTTCGTTGTTTCTTCGGCATTTAATCCAGGTGGGCAGCTTTCTACACAATCGCTGATACCGCGTGGAATTGAAAGCGCTGATGATTTACTGACGAACTTCCGCGCTTTGATGGTGGAAGAGACGAACCTGTGGCCCTTCTGGAGCTGGGTACGCAATTCGTTCATCGTGGCAGGCACCAGTACCATACTCTCCGTATTCATTACGGCTCTGGCGGCCTATTCGTTCTCACGCTTCCGCTTTTATGGGCGGCGCTCCCTGTTGTTGGGTGTGCTGCTCATCCAGGTGTTCCCGAACTTGTTGGCGATGGTCGCACTCTTCCTGATCATGCAGGAAATCGGCCAGCTTGCAGAAAGTATCCCGCAGGCGTTGCCATTCTTGGCCTTTATCGATTGGTCCTGGCTGCGCTATTTTGGCCTGAATAGCCTGGGGGGTCTCATCCTGGTGTATATGGGCGGCGCAATGGGCGTGAATACATGGTTGATGAAAGGCTTCTTCGATTCTATCCCACGTGATATTGATGAATCAGCCCGTGTAGATGGTGCCACACATTGGCAGATTTTCTGGCAACTCATCATCCCGCTGGTGCGCCCGATCCTGGCTGTTGTGGGTATTCTGGCGTTCGTTAATTCATTCAATGAATTTGTGCTGGCGCGTATCTTGTTGCGTGATAAAGAAAATTGGACGCTGATGGTGGGGTTGTATAACTTCATCGACTCGGACTTCAACAGAGACTGGGGTAAGTTCGCGGCAGGTGCGCTGGTTGCTGCCACGCCCGTGGTTATCCTCTATCTGGCGCTGCAAGACCAGATCGTCGGTGGCTTAACGGCAGGGTCCGTAAAGGGCTAA
- the malF gene encoding maltose ABC transporter permease MalF, protein MAVTQQETSPQRRGLASSNNWFVTLLSYFLLLVGNAFALVLIYTFFFRGQPGLGIVVAIIALIPNITFFIPGLYPIRWMVPGLMLITLLVIYPIVYTTQTSFTNLGDYLGESHLLTKPQTVRLIEQQDRLYVTEGSITYDYTLYQNEAGDYALWLEGADADGTPVTLFAPVGQPAEVIDPAPEEQPEDYNGFAPLSRILAATSIQALSDEGVLFGEGEDVYTILNSRRAAAPAQRYEYDAEADAFVDNATGDRYAANDETGYFMSPSGATLRPGYQVFIGLDNYTRLVEDPGLRGPLVNIFVWTVVFALLSVLTTFAVGLFMAIVMEDPRIPARKVIRSLLIIPYAIPGVVSILVWKGMLNENLGLITNGIADAFGVHIPWFSDGTWAKIAILLVNLWLGYPYMMLICSGALQAIPSDIYEAAAVDGARAWQRFWRITLPLLLVTVGPLLIASFVFNFNNYLLIEVLTEGNPVFEGSPVPAGQTDILISYTYGLAFGAQGRDYGYASAITLIIFAIVALVTLFQYRYTRTWEEVGENV, encoded by the coding sequence ATGGCCGTTACCCAGCAAGAAACCAGCCCCCAACGCAGGGGGCTGGCTTCTTCAAACAACTGGTTCGTCACTTTACTGTCTTACTTTTTGCTGCTTGTTGGTAACGCGTTTGCCCTGGTCTTGATCTATACATTTTTCTTCCGTGGTCAGCCGGGGCTGGGTATCGTTGTTGCGATTATTGCCCTGATTCCAAATATCACATTCTTTATACCGGGTTTATACCCCATACGCTGGATGGTGCCTGGGTTGATGCTAATCACCTTATTGGTGATTTACCCCATTGTCTACACCACACAGACGTCGTTTACCAACCTGGGTGATTATTTGGGCGAATCGCACTTGTTGACGAAACCGCAAACGGTGCGCCTTATTGAGCAGCAGGACCGCCTGTATGTAACGGAAGGTAGCATTACCTACGATTACACCTTGTACCAGAATGAAGCGGGGGATTACGCCCTGTGGTTAGAAGGTGCTGATGCAGATGGCACGCCGGTAACGTTATTTGCTCCGGTGGGGCAACCCGCAGAAGTCATTGATCCCGCGCCGGAAGAACAGCCAGAGGATTACAACGGTTTCGCCCCGTTATCGCGGATTCTGGCAGCAACGTCAATCCAGGCCTTGAGCGACGAAGGCGTCCTCTTCGGCGAAGGGGAGGATGTCTATACGATTCTCAACAGCCGCCGTGCTGCCGCCCCGGCCCAACGTTATGAATATGACGCTGAGGCAGATGCCTTTGTCGATAATGCTACGGGCGACAGGTACGCGGCCAATGACGAAACGGGTTATTTCATGTCGCCAAGCGGTGCCACCCTGCGGCCTGGTTATCAGGTGTTTATCGGCCTGGATAACTACACACGCCTTGTCGAAGACCCTGGCTTGCGCGGCCCACTGGTCAATATCTTCGTCTGGACTGTCGTTTTTGCGCTGCTTTCTGTGCTGACGACGTTCGCTGTGGGTTTGTTCATGGCGATTGTCATGGAAGACCCGCGTATCCCTGCCCGCAAGGTGATTCGCTCTCTGTTGATCATCCCTTATGCCATCCCTGGTGTAGTGAGTATCCTCGTATGGAAGGGTATGCTGAACGAAAATCTGGGCCTTATCACCAATGGTATTGCGGATGCATTCGGCGTGCATATCCCATGGTTTTCCGATGGAACCTGGGCCAAGATCGCTATTTTGTTAGTGAATCTGTGGCTGGGTTATCCGTATATGATGCTCATCTGTAGTGGCGCGTTGCAAGCGATTCCCTCAGATATTTATGAGGCGGCGGCGGTTGACGGTGCACGTGCTTGGCAGCGCTTCTGGCGGATTACACTGCCGTTACTGCTCGTCACCGTTGGCCCGCTGTTGATTGCGTCATTCGTCTTTAACTTCAACAATTATTTGCTGATTGAAGTGCTGACGGAAGGCAATCCCGTCTTCGAAGGGTCGCCTGTGCCTGCTGGGCAGACGGATATTCTCATCAGCTATACCTATGGCCTTGCCTTTGGTGCTCAAGGTCGTGATTATGGTTATGCCTCCGCGATTACGTTGATTATCTTCGCCATTGTGGCGCTGGTGACGCTGTTCCAGTATCGATATACACGTACCTGGGAGGAGGTTGGTGAAAATGTCTAG
- a CDS encoding extracellular solute-binding protein, with amino-acid sequence MRRNFVGILLVVALVLGVVTSAMAQDDANTLEIWADVTRAPVLNELAPTIEEELGITLEVVELGLGDIRDQLLIAGPVGEGPDIIIQPHDSLGLLVANGAIVPLDLEGYEDLFYESTLDLFTFDGQLWGIPYGIENVALIRNTDLIPEAPSTWQEVTDLAAEMEDGKYAFLMRTGDAYHAFPIFSAFGGYIFGRNEDGSFNTDDIGLNSEGAIAAGEWMEMMYANGYMIPNVGDDESFAMFEDGDLGMFITGPWFSERIVQTGIPYSIDPIPGAEGGLEQGASFSGGQGFLISAFSDKQLLAEAFLLDYVATDEFMQALYDLNPLPPAFKAVDTSSDPNVEGFIAAGSNAVPMPAIPEMGGVWTAAGDSTTLISTGSDATETLNNAVLQIQDAIQLVVSGDRTVVIAGSLQDEAGCDGEWDPACLSTQLMDEDGDGIYEATFSLPAGDYEYKVAMNGGWDENYGADGVADGSNLTLSLAEDTDVTFTYDDSTHVITDSVNNG; translated from the coding sequence ATGCGCCGTAATTTTGTGGGGATATTATTGGTAGTGGCTCTTGTGCTTGGTGTGGTAACCAGCGCAATGGCACAAGACGATGCCAACACACTCGAAATCTGGGCCGATGTAACGCGCGCACCAGTTTTGAATGAGTTAGCTCCGACCATTGAGGAAGAACTGGGTATCACCCTGGAAGTCGTTGAACTTGGCCTGGGCGATATCCGCGATCAACTGCTGATTGCAGGTCCCGTTGGCGAAGGCCCGGATATTATCATTCAGCCGCACGACAGCCTGGGTTTGTTAGTGGCGAATGGTGCGATTGTTCCGTTGGACCTGGAAGGGTACGAGGATCTGTTTTATGAATCTACACTGGATCTGTTCACATTCGATGGCCAGCTCTGGGGTATTCCCTATGGTATCGAAAACGTGGCTTTGATCCGCAACACGGATTTGATCCCTGAAGCTCCGTCAACATGGCAGGAAGTCACGGACCTGGCGGCTGAGATGGAAGATGGTAAATATGCCTTCCTGATGCGTACAGGTGATGCTTACCATGCTTTCCCGATTTTCTCCGCTTTTGGTGGTTACATCTTTGGCCGTAACGAAGATGGCTCATTCAACACCGACGACATTGGCCTGAATAGTGAAGGTGCCATTGCCGCAGGTGAATGGATGGAAATGATGTATGCCAATGGTTACATGATCCCGAATGTGGGCGATGATGAATCCTTCGCGATGTTCGAAGATGGCGACCTCGGCATGTTCATTACAGGCCCCTGGTTCTCAGAACGCATTGTCCAGACGGGCATCCCGTATTCCATTGATCCGATCCCAGGTGCAGAAGGCGGCCTGGAACAGGGCGCATCCTTCTCTGGCGGTCAGGGCTTCTTGATCAGTGCTTTCAGCGATAAGCAACTGCTGGCAGAAGCTTTCTTGCTGGATTACGTCGCAACGGATGAATTCATGCAGGCTCTGTATGATCTGAACCCGCTGCCGCCTGCGTTCAAGGCTGTTGATACCAGCTCCGATCCTAATGTTGAGGGCTTCATCGCGGCTGGCTCAAACGCGGTTCCGATGCCGGCAATCCCGGAAATGGGTGGTGTCTGGACGGCAGCAGGTGATTCCACAACCCTGATTAGCACAGGTTCCGATGCAACGGAAACATTAAATAACGCGGTCCTCCAGATTCAAGATGCGATTCAACTCGTCGTCTCTGGCGATCGCACCGTCGTTATTGCGGGTAGCTTGCAGGATGAAGCGGGCTGCGATGGTGAGTGGGACCCGGCGTGCCTCTCGACGCAATTGATGGATGAAGATGGCGACGGCATCTACGAAGCGACCTTCTCACTGCCAGCGGGCGACTATGAATACAAAGTTGCTATGAATGGTGGCTGGGATGAGAACTATGGTGCCGATGGTGTGGCGGATGGTAGCAACCTGACCCTCTCCCTCGCAGAAGACACCGATGTCACCTTCACCTACGATGACAGCACTCATGTCATCACCGATAGTGTCAATAACGGCTAA
- a CDS encoding gamma-butyrobetaine hydroxylase-like domain-containing protein encodes MDARPTNITLNKAEAYLEITWSDDKVCQYPLSHLREACPCVECRGGHQFMGMEHAPDNLLMLQPARNYNMSELHPIGNYALQPVWDDGHDTGIYTWEYLRHLCP; translated from the coding sequence ATGGATGCTCGTCCAACCAACATCACCTTGAATAAAGCAGAAGCTTACCTGGAAATTACCTGGTCCGATGATAAGGTGTGCCAATATCCGCTTTCCCACCTGCGCGAAGCATGCCCTTGTGTGGAGTGCCGGGGTGGGCACCAGTTTATGGGCATGGAGCACGCACCCGATAACCTGCTGATGTTGCAGCCTGCTCGTAATTACAATATGTCCGAGTTACATCCGATAGGCAACTATGCACTGCAACCTGTGTGGGATGATGGACATGATACGGGCATCTATACCTGGGAATATCTACGGCACCTGTGCCCTTAG
- a CDS encoding GAF domain-containing sensor histidine kinase, which yields MPSWFMETHTPDTRQLTILSQIAESLNREVDLPKALSTALERITDLFDLSTSWVFLLDSQTSRYYVAAVYGLPPALSEHPRRLSGTCYCLDTYGDSDDPHATSASAANISAITCTRLKDLKEGTQGLRYHASIPLHANNKHLGVLNVASTDWSKISPSDLSLLHTVGDIVSMAIERARLFRQSAEIGALNERTRLARDMHDTVAQELAAITLQIETAEALLAEDRDIARAQVALQRAKLMARNSLEEVRRSVQDLRAAPLENRTLSEAVVMLLHTEEIKNTLQVHANVEGSEPPLSVRVSTALYRIAQEAINNVVRHAKANELSLELIYMPGDVRLVIEDDGKGFEVSKIGPNHFGIKGIKERVRLLSGRIDLASVPGQGTILEVSIPLEETP from the coding sequence ATGCCTAGCTGGTTTATGGAAACGCACACGCCCGATACGCGCCAACTCACAATCCTGAGCCAGATCGCGGAATCCCTCAACCGAGAAGTGGACCTGCCAAAAGCGCTAAGCACGGCATTGGAGCGCATCACGGATCTCTTTGACTTATCAACGAGTTGGGTCTTCCTGCTGGATAGCCAGACATCTCGATATTATGTGGCAGCCGTTTATGGGCTCCCCCCTGCGCTCAGTGAGCACCCTCGCCGTTTGAGCGGTACCTGCTACTGCCTGGATACCTACGGCGACAGCGACGATCCCCATGCGACATCCGCCAGTGCGGCCAATATCAGTGCCATTACCTGTACCCGCCTCAAAGACCTGAAAGAAGGTACACAGGGCTTACGGTACCACGCGAGCATCCCGCTGCATGCCAACAATAAGCATTTAGGCGTCCTCAACGTCGCCAGCACGGATTGGAGCAAAATTAGCCCCTCTGACTTGAGCTTGCTGCATACCGTCGGTGATATTGTGAGTATGGCAATTGAACGCGCCCGGTTGTTCCGCCAGAGTGCTGAAATCGGGGCACTCAATGAGCGTACGCGGCTTGCTCGTGATATGCATGATACGGTCGCACAGGAACTCGCTGCGATTACCCTACAGATCGAAACAGCAGAAGCCCTACTGGCCGAAGATCGTGATATAGCGCGTGCCCAGGTGGCTCTACAGCGTGCAAAGCTCATGGCACGCAACAGTCTGGAAGAAGTGCGACGCAGCGTACAGGATTTACGTGCAGCCCCGCTGGAGAACCGAACGCTATCAGAAGCTGTTGTCATGCTGTTGCACACTGAAGAGATCAAGAACACCCTGCAAGTCCATGCCAATGTCGAAGGCAGCGAACCACCGCTTTCCGTGCGCGTCTCCACAGCGCTTTATCGCATTGCCCAGGAGGCAATCAATAATGTGGTCCGTCATGCAAAAGCAAATGAACTATCCCTTGAGCTAATCTACATGCCAGGAGATGTGCGCCTGGTAATTGAAGATGATGGTAAAGGGTTCGAGGTCAGTAAAATTGGGCCGAACCACTTCGGCATCAAAGGGATTAAAGAACGTGTCCGGCTCCTGAGCGGCAGGATCGACCTTGCCAGCGTCCCCGGGCAAGGCACCATCCTAGAAGTATCCATTCCTCTGGAAGAGACCCCATGA
- a CDS encoding response regulator transcription factor, whose product MIDTIQILVADDHPVMREGLVAVLNTQADFEVIAEAADGMELVQKALDIQPDIILTDVEMPRLNGVDAIRQIHTQWPTALVLVFTAFDTDDRIIGAMQAGAKGYLLKGAPREEIFEAIRIVHQGGSLLEPEAANKLIDHNHEAQSDHVNYGLPEPLTAREMEVLGYLGKGMTNKEIASTLFITERTVKFYVSAILGKLGAGNRTEAVTIAASRGLLQL is encoded by the coding sequence ATGATTGATACGATTCAGATACTTGTAGCAGATGACCATCCCGTCATGCGAGAAGGCCTTGTGGCAGTCCTCAATACACAGGCTGATTTCGAGGTCATCGCAGAAGCGGCCGATGGCATGGAACTGGTTCAGAAAGCGCTCGATATCCAGCCCGATATTATTCTGACTGATGTTGAAATGCCCCGCCTGAATGGGGTTGATGCCATCCGGCAAATTCACACACAGTGGCCTACGGCGTTGGTGCTGGTCTTCACGGCATTTGATACGGATGACCGCATTATCGGGGCTATGCAGGCGGGCGCTAAAGGCTATCTGCTGAAGGGTGCCCCCAGGGAAGAAATCTTTGAAGCCATTCGCATTGTGCACCAGGGCGGCTCCTTATTGGAGCCAGAAGCCGCCAATAAGCTCATTGACCACAATCACGAAGCTCAATCCGATCATGTTAATTATGGCCTGCCTGAGCCGCTCACGGCCCGCGAGATGGAAGTCCTGGGATACTTAGGTAAGGGCATGACGAATAAGGAAATCGCCAGCACCTTGTTCATTACAGAGCGAACCGTGAAGTTTTATGTCAGTGCCATATTAGGTAAATTAGGGGCAGGGAACCGGACCGAAGCCGTCACCATCGCTGCCAGCCGGGGCCTGTTACAGCTCTAG
- a CDS encoding MGH1-like glycoside hydrolase domain-containing protein translates to MKNLRRWELDAKQSALLTLAADARLSLTDYFDDQTWRLRLGDGDVAALAIQTQYGGRAGLISLVPMWEHDGHFIYEAQTYEKAPIVTQFAPNFIQLEGKLTSDTLLTMRLWAMDSHTIGGAFVVENTSERAIDLRFDLYGHVIKDGKEQPLSLITMPRHLHALALGEFDNLEPVVIVEDGNARDDRPKIGTSVTIKPKQHTLFRWVHVGLGTKRDSLNVANQWLEVSWSAYFQQINAAAKALPQIQTGNRDWDWLIAASYNQVAQSFFTPAGHLPKGTFAAKRRPSHGYSQNGDGSDYPRGWDGQDPMLAYLTTPPMASIDPMIAQGIIHNYLATQADDGSIDNRPGTSGIKQEILCPPILARIAWHIFQQSEDDAFLQAVFPGLMSFLERWLATDIDGDGDGHPEWQDERQMGYIAFPTFATWQTWSQGADIRMVEGPDLVVYLIAEAMTLHHMAEHLGKKSALPTLNNILAGLRSQLEKLWLNDHFVYRDRDTHITTTGSVILQEGAGDQRHDVEHSLLVPNRLIVRIVGGVNHVPRIRLHIEGRDDQDQPIEEAHTFEAFKWQNRQGLFTSHKTYSKIDSIWCEGLSRVYKINVCTLDTTQIDINTLLPLWIGALPEKYTIELVKLATNPAKFWQPNGITMAPVDSPHYDPSNAKGAGGIWPFWLTLIGEGLIAANEAKKAGEMFKNLLQAQLEAVKDEGHFGQFYHAEKPQALGEKNHLAGIVPLHLLNKLLGIRIVGRNKVWVGGAFGWDRAVTIRQHGVIVRRTRKEIKVKFPSGYIVELEGDARWQAIIDPNGKNSRRVKRFQVPEVKKQPITTSTTVRPIERVNILIEYED, encoded by the coding sequence ATGAAAAATCTCCGTCGCTGGGAACTGGACGCCAAGCAATCTGCCCTGCTCACATTAGCAGCAGATGCAAGACTGAGTCTGACAGATTACTTCGATGACCAGACATGGCGGCTCCGGCTTGGTGATGGAGATGTCGCAGCACTTGCAATACAAACACAATATGGCGGTCGTGCAGGGCTCATCAGCCTGGTCCCCATGTGGGAGCACGACGGCCATTTTATTTACGAAGCCCAAACGTATGAAAAAGCGCCCATCGTCACGCAGTTCGCGCCGAACTTCATCCAGCTAGAGGGCAAACTGACGAGTGATACGCTGCTCACAATGCGCCTGTGGGCAATGGATTCCCACACGATTGGCGGTGCGTTCGTCGTAGAAAACACCTCTGAGCGGGCGATTGACCTTCGTTTCGATCTTTATGGTCACGTCATCAAAGACGGCAAAGAACAGCCTCTATCGCTCATAACCATGCCACGACATCTCCATGCCCTGGCACTTGGCGAGTTCGATAATTTAGAGCCCGTCGTCATTGTAGAAGATGGCAATGCTCGTGATGACCGCCCCAAAATCGGCACATCCGTCACAATAAAGCCTAAACAGCACACCCTGTTCCGATGGGTGCATGTGGGCCTGGGCACCAAGCGCGATTCGCTCAATGTAGCCAATCAATGGCTGGAGGTTAGCTGGTCCGCTTATTTTCAGCAGATCAATGCCGCAGCAAAGGCACTGCCCCAAATCCAGACGGGGAACCGAGATTGGGATTGGTTGATCGCAGCATCATATAACCAGGTTGCCCAGAGCTTCTTCACACCAGCGGGGCACTTGCCGAAAGGGACCTTCGCCGCTAAGAGACGCCCATCTCATGGGTACAGCCAGAACGGTGATGGCAGTGACTATCCACGTGGATGGGATGGACAGGACCCGATGCTGGCCTACCTCACTACCCCACCGATGGCATCTATAGATCCGATGATCGCGCAGGGCATCATCCATAACTATCTGGCAACACAGGCTGATGACGGCAGCATCGACAACAGACCTGGTACGAGCGGCATCAAGCAAGAGATTCTTTGCCCGCCCATCCTGGCGCGTATTGCATGGCATATCTTCCAGCAAAGCGAGGATGACGCCTTTTTGCAGGCTGTTTTCCCGGGTTTGATGAGCTTTTTGGAGCGCTGGCTAGCCACTGATATTGACGGCGATGGTGATGGGCACCCAGAATGGCAGGATGAGCGCCAGATGGGTTATATCGCCTTCCCCACCTTCGCCACATGGCAAACATGGTCGCAGGGGGCTGATATTCGCATGGTAGAAGGCCCCGATCTTGTCGTCTACCTCATTGCAGAAGCCATGACCCTGCATCATATGGCGGAGCACCTTGGCAAGAAATCCGCCCTACCCACGCTGAACAATATCTTGGCTGGTTTACGAAGCCAGCTAGAAAAGTTGTGGCTCAACGATCACTTTGTCTACCGGGACCGCGATACACACATCACCACAACGGGCAGCGTCATCTTACAAGAAGGCGCTGGCGACCAGAGACACGATGTTGAGCACAGTTTGCTGGTACCTAACCGGCTTATCGTCCGTATCGTTGGTGGCGTAAATCATGTACCGCGCATCCGCCTGCACATCGAAGGCCGCGACGACCAGGATCAGCCTATTGAAGAAGCACATACCTTTGAAGCATTTAAGTGGCAGAATCGTCAGGGGCTGTTCACTTCTCATAAGACTTACAGCAAGATCGACAGCATCTGGTGCGAGGGATTGAGCCGCGTATATAAGATCAACGTGTGCACGCTAGATACCACACAGATCGACATCAATACACTGCTGCCCTTATGGATCGGTGCTTTGCCGGAAAAATATACAATCGAACTCGTCAAGCTAGCCACCAATCCCGCCAAATTCTGGCAGCCTAACGGTATCACGATGGCCCCTGTCGATTCCCCTCATTATGATCCCAGCAATGCCAAGGGTGCCGGGGGTATCTGGCCCTTCTGGCTAACGCTGATTGGCGAAGGGCTCATAGCTGCTAATGAGGCTAAAAAAGCAGGGGAGATGTTCAAGAATCTCTTACAGGCTCAGCTTGAAGCTGTAAAGGATGAGGGGCACTTCGGCCAGTTTTATCATGCTGAAAAACCACAAGCGCTTGGCGAGAAAAACCACCTCGCTGGTATCGTCCCGCTGCATTTGTTGAATAAGCTACTGGGTATCCGTATTGTGGGTCGTAACAAGGTATGGGTCGGCGGTGCCTTTGGCTGGGACCGCGCTGTCACGATTCGCCAGCACGGCGTCATCGTGCGCCGGACTCGCAAAGAGATTAAAGTGAAGTTCCCATCGGGTTATATTGTTGAATTAGAGGGCGATGCACGCTGGCAAGCGATCATCGACCCCAATGGCAAAAATAGCAGGCGCGTGAAACGCTTCCAGGTACCAGAAGTAAAGAAACAGCCTATAACCACCTCAACGACGGTACGCCCTATTGAACGTGTGAATATTCTGATTGAATATGAAGACTGA
- a CDS encoding sensor histidine kinase, with protein MTQTLNAIQYYEFIFRSSGEGILIADERMLRHLNPAAAAMLGSTPESFIGKTIREAFKGNHALLNLFEREGSQQLDVRLPRRRLAEGAAETLDTGERIVLLRDITEQRDLDTRRDTLIAAIVHDLKNPISAINGFADLIERYEGNPEKQAHFLKRIQQTTTKLQNVIRPLVDLAWIEAGMPLRHVPIRLDAAIKQAVDNVRPLAREHEVSIATSLQTPLPVVMGDPERLEIVIENMLQNAILYSHAQHPVAIHAWGDEAELYCSVADQGIGIHDDEIESIFDRMYRSEDEQLQDIPGHGLGLTVARTIIRRHGGDMWASSNYGEGTVVTFLLPVVQL; from the coding sequence ATGACCCAAACGCTAAATGCAATCCAATACTATGAGTTTATCTTTCGTAGCAGTGGCGAAGGTATTCTCATCGCCGATGAGCGTATGTTGCGGCATCTTAACCCGGCAGCAGCCGCTATGCTGGGCAGCACACCAGAATCATTCATCGGGAAGACAATCCGCGAAGCTTTTAAGGGCAATCATGCCCTGCTCAATCTATTTGAACGAGAAGGCTCGCAACAGCTTGATGTGCGTCTGCCCCGTCGCAGGCTGGCAGAAGGGGCCGCGGAGACACTCGACACAGGCGAGCGCATCGTCCTGCTGCGGGATATTACCGAACAGCGCGACCTCGATACACGACGCGATACGCTCATTGCCGCAATCGTCCATGATCTGAAAAATCCCATTTCCGCCATTAACGGCTTTGCCGATCTCATCGAGCGCTATGAGGGCAATCCGGAAAAACAGGCCCATTTCCTAAAGCGCATCCAGCAGACGACGACGAAACTGCAAAATGTCATCCGGCCCCTGGTGGACCTGGCATGGATCGAAGCAGGTATGCCCCTACGGCACGTCCCCATCCGGCTGGACGCTGCCATTAAACAGGCCGTTGATAACGTCCGGCCCCTGGCCCGCGAGCACGAAGTCAGCATTGCCACCTCCCTGCAAACGCCCTTACCTGTCGTTATGGGCGACCCGGAGCGTCTGGAAATCGTCATAGAAAATATGCTACAGAATGCAATTCTTTACTCCCATGCCCAGCATCCCGTCGCTATTCATGCCTGGGGCGATGAAGCCGAATTGTATTGCAGCGTGGCGGACCAGGGCATTGGCATCCACGATGATGAGATAGAAAGTATCTTCGACAGGATGTACCGCAGTGAAGACGAGCAACTACAAGATATTCCGGGGCATGGGCTTGGCCTGACTGTCGCCAGAACAATTATACGGCGACACGGTGGCGATATGTGGGCATCCAGCAATTATGGCGAAGGCACAGTCGTTACATTCTTGCTACCCGTTGTTCAGCTTTAG
- a CDS encoding homoserine kinase: MQKIKVRLPATMTDFGPGVRTLGLALSLYANVDFSPRSDDDLIVETEGEGAGRYALGLRHPVVLGMMRVFQATEQAPSGVTIRIKNDIPLGSGLGAEEAFMTAGIIGANNLLNHPFNRDQLIQMASDATKRPDCAVTTITGGLTAHTYEDETVVHRSLALSPFKLILAIRTDDGYESPTLPTRVPMADMLRSLHNLPILIDALGAGNLPAVAASVQDGVLAEATRRRIGGFNHVAEVARLAGALGVTTSGGGPAMIFIAEDHHNRIAEAIETAFYNIQIPARVLIVPMDTQGVVISMMQSA, from the coding sequence GTGCAAAAGATTAAAGTTCGTTTGCCTGCCACTATGACCGATTTCGGCCCAGGTGTGCGCACGCTTGGCCTTGCCCTGTCGCTATATGCCAATGTCGATTTTAGCCCGCGCAGTGACGATGATTTGATCGTTGAAACAGAAGGCGAAGGGGCCGGGCGTTATGCCCTTGGGCTGCGGCACCCGGTCGTATTGGGCATGATGCGCGTCTTCCAGGCGACTGAACAGGCCCCCAGCGGGGTGACAATCCGCATCAAGAATGACATTCCATTGGGTAGCGGCCTGGGTGCAGAAGAAGCCTTTATGACAGCTGGCATCATCGGGGCCAATAACCTGCTCAATCATCCTTTTAACAGGGATCAACTCATCCAGATGGCATCCGATGCGACAAAGCGGCCTGATTGTGCCGTGACGACGATCACGGGCGGACTAACAGCCCATACCTACGAAGACGAAACCGTCGTGCATCGCTCGTTAGCGTTATCACCGTTCAAGCTCATCCTCGCTATCCGCACAGATGATGGCTATGAAAGCCCCACTCTGCCAACGCGCGTTCCTATGGCGGATATGCTCAGGAGTCTGCACAATCTACCGATCCTCATTGACGCCCTCGGAGCAGGTAACTTACCCGCTGTTGCCGCTTCGGTACAGGATGGCGTCCTGGCAGAAGCAACGCGGCGGCGAATCGGCGGCTTTAACCACGTGGCGGAAGTCGCCCGACTGGCGGGTGCCCTAGGCGTAACAACCAGCGGCGGCGGCCCGGCGATGATCTTCATCGCAGAGGACCACCATAACCGAATTGCGGAAGCCATCGAAACGGCCTTTTACAATATCCAGATCCCCGCGCGGGTGCTAATCGTGCCAATGGACACTCAGGGCGTCGTTATCAGCATGATGCAATCAGCCTAA